One genomic segment of Leptolyngbya sp. CCY15150 includes these proteins:
- the cobQ gene encoding cobyric acid synthase CobQ has protein sequence MKAIMLLGTLSRSGKSLLVTALSRILVRQGWRVGPFKAQTCGVSTYFTSSGGEIGYAQAVQAWAAQTLPRVDMNPIVLKLQDAAIARVVFAGKTAIGEINLSDYYPQHHEAAWRVIQDALHRLKDEFDVLVCEGEGTPSELPIKPYDVSNFRVAQSLDAAVFLVVDLERDGAFAQVLGTLETLEPDERSRVAGLILNKVHGSRSLLQSTIQTLVERTGIPVVGTIPYLDQNFPAIESLSLIDHRTHDSGREVNISIIKLPRISNLTDFDPLRSESSVSLRYVGLKETLGYPDAVIIPGSKSTIADLLTLQRTGMAEQLQNYAAAGGTVLGICGGFQMMGKLLADPEGIEGQEGRFKGLELIPLKTVITSQKTARQRSVTSNYPQAGLPVVGYEFCQGRSHTLDKDVNETGESPFTALFDDRNLGVVDNAQLLWGTHLHGLFDNGPWRRTWLNRLRQQRGLSSLPTGISNYREQREMLLDAIADVGEAYLDLGAILASLGDASPV, from the coding sequence ATGAAGGCAATTATGCTGTTGGGAACGCTTTCCCGATCGGGAAAATCGCTGCTGGTGACGGCCTTGTCCCGAATTTTGGTTCGCCAAGGCTGGCGAGTTGGCCCCTTTAAGGCCCAAACCTGTGGGGTGAGCACGTACTTTACATCGAGCGGTGGCGAAATTGGCTATGCGCAGGCGGTGCAGGCCTGGGCAGCCCAAACCCTGCCACGGGTGGATATGAATCCCATCGTCCTCAAGCTTCAAGATGCAGCGATCGCCCGCGTGGTGTTTGCTGGCAAAACGGCAATTGGTGAAATTAATCTATCGGACTATTATCCGCAGCACCATGAAGCAGCATGGCGGGTAATTCAAGACGCCTTGCATCGACTCAAAGATGAGTTTGATGTGCTGGTCTGCGAAGGAGAGGGGACACCGTCAGAGCTGCCGATTAAACCCTACGATGTTTCTAATTTTCGGGTAGCTCAGTCCCTTGATGCAGCAGTTTTTTTGGTGGTTGACCTAGAGCGAGATGGAGCGTTTGCGCAAGTTTTAGGAACCCTGGAAACTCTGGAACCTGACGAGCGATCGCGGGTAGCGGGACTCATCCTCAACAAGGTTCACGGATCGCGATCGCTGCTGCAATCCACCATTCAAACCCTGGTAGAGCGCACAGGCATTCCGGTGGTGGGTACGATTCCCTACCTCGACCAAAACTTTCCTGCCATTGAATCTCTTTCCTTAATTGATCATCGTACCCACGATAGCGGTCGCGAAGTCAATATCTCGATTATCAAGCTACCGCGAATTTCTAACCTGACGGACTTTGATCCCCTGCGATCGGAGTCCAGCGTTTCTCTGCGCTACGTAGGTTTGAAGGAAACCCTGGGCTATCCTGATGCGGTGATTATCCCCGGCTCCAAATCTACCATCGCTGATTTGCTAACCCTGCAGCGCACTGGCATGGCTGAACAATTGCAAAACTATGCAGCGGCGGGTGGCACTGTCTTGGGGATTTGTGGTGGCTTTCAAATGATGGGTAAGCTATTGGCAGATCCGGAGGGCATTGAAGGTCAGGAAGGACGCTTTAAGGGACTAGAACTTATTCCCTTGAAAACAGTGATTACTTCCCAAAAAACAGCGAGGCAGCGATCGGTGACCTCTAACTATCCCCAGGCAGGATTGCCGGTGGTGGGCTATGAGTTCTGCCAAGGACGTAGTCACACTTTGGATAAAGATGTTAATGAAACCGGTGAGTCACCTTTTACCGCCTTATTTGACGATCGCAATCTAGGCGTCGTAGACAACGCTCAGCTTCTCTGGGGCACGCATCTCCATGGCTTATTCGATAATGGCCCATGGCGACGCACCTGGCTGAACCGTCTGCGCCAACAGCGCGGGCTGTCCTCCTTACCTACAGGCATCTCCAACTACCGCGAACAGCGGGAAATGTTGCTGGATGCGATCGCTGATGTGGGAGAAGCCTATCTAGACCTAGGAGCTATTCTCGCTTCCTTGGGTGATGCCAGTCCAGTTTGA
- a CDS encoding Npun_F0494 family protein, whose product MTSVKSNPIFARYPRRTILRAERAVRCSPFSPALFVIMSREGVALGAIAGESGRKLGYTRRPVAELVAESELLWLIQVGMLRREVDGQGLTDSFRLTPLGRLLLDQWHSAKTMPPPSWLDRILNTLSRWIRWSEWLQ is encoded by the coding sequence ATGACCTCGGTAAAGTCAAACCCGATTTTCGCTCGCTATCCACGCCGCACGATCCTTCGAGCTGAGCGAGCAGTGCGCTGTTCGCCCTTTTCCCCGGCTTTATTTGTCATTATGAGTCGGGAGGGGGTTGCCCTAGGGGCGATCGCTGGAGAATCGGGCCGCAAGCTGGGCTATACTCGTCGTCCTGTGGCGGAATTGGTCGCAGAGTCAGAACTTCTGTGGCTGATCCAGGTGGGGATGCTGCGTCGGGAAGTGGATGGACAAGGCTTAACCGATAGTTTTCGGTTGACCCCCCTAGGTCGGTTGCTGCTGGATCAGTGGCATTCAGCCAAAACGATGCCACCGCCATCTTGGCTGGATCGCATCCTCAATACCCTAAGTCGATGGATACGCTGGTCAGAATGGCTACAGTAA
- a CDS encoding GNAT family N-acetyltransferase — protein sequence MSKTAIDVTYRLATLADLELALNLMQEFYAIERIQFQESWTRPVLTEFLQNETYGQFWLVEAHQAIAGYGIITFGYSLELGGRDALLDELYLRPAFQGQGLGSQMLDLMETTCRRQGIKVLSLVVDHHNPKARSLYERSGFRQPTRDILHKWLEPQPSMPS from the coding sequence ATGAGCAAAACGGCGATTGATGTGACCTATCGCTTGGCAACACTGGCAGACCTTGAACTTGCCCTGAACCTGATGCAGGAGTTCTATGCAATCGAGCGAATTCAGTTTCAAGAATCATGGACTCGTCCTGTCTTGACGGAATTTTTGCAAAACGAGACCTATGGCCAGTTTTGGCTAGTGGAAGCCCATCAAGCGATCGCTGGTTATGGAATCATTACCTTTGGCTATAGCCTGGAGCTGGGCGGGCGAGATGCCTTGCTCGATGAGCTCTACCTAAGACCAGCGTTTCAAGGGCAGGGGCTTGGGTCGCAGATGCTGGACTTGATGGAGACCACCTGCCGCCGTCAGGGCATCAAAGTTCTTAGTCTTGTGGTCGATCACCATAATCCCAAGGCGCGATCGCTCTATGAACGGTCTGGCTTCCGTCAACCCACCCGCGACATTTTACACAAGTGGCTCGAACCCCAGCCATCCATGCCGAGTTGA
- a CDS encoding aspartate/glutamate racemase family protein, whose translation MRIKVINGNTFELMTQEIDRIAQQVRSPHVEIVTTQPRSGPQSVESYYDEYLAIPGILEEIILSGDDFDAFILACWGDPGIEAARELTRCPVIGVAEASMYVANMLAARWGVVTTQHRTLDMIEKTIHKAGFSHRCVSIRTTGIPVTQTETDRPATVDALEREIRDAMASDRLEAVCLGCAGMAGLDHELEARLGIPVIDAVAAAVKLAEAVVGLKKYTSKALTYQPPDPKPILGYPDHMQP comes from the coding sequence ATGCGGATTAAGGTCATTAATGGCAATACGTTTGAGTTGATGACGCAGGAGATTGATCGCATTGCTCAACAGGTGCGATCGCCCCATGTTGAAATCGTCACCACCCAGCCGCGATCGGGGCCTCAGTCTGTTGAAAGCTACTATGATGAATATTTAGCTATTCCTGGCATTCTAGAAGAAATTATCTTATCAGGTGATGATTTCGATGCTTTTATTCTGGCCTGCTGGGGTGATCCGGGCATAGAAGCAGCGCGGGAACTCACCCGTTGTCCGGTGATTGGCGTGGCGGAAGCCAGTATGTATGTGGCCAATATGCTGGCGGCCCGTTGGGGCGTGGTCACCACCCAGCATCGCACTCTGGATATGATTGAAAAAACGATTCACAAAGCTGGCTTTAGCCATCGCTGCGTCTCTATTCGCACCACGGGCATTCCGGTAACCCAAACGGAGACCGATCGCCCCGCCACGGTGGATGCCCTGGAGCGAGAGATCCGGGATGCCATGGCCAGCGATCGCCTCGAAGCTGTCTGTCTCGGCTGTGCTGGCATGGCGGGGCTAGATCATGAACTGGAAGCCCGGCTGGGCATTCCGGTGATTGATGCTGTCGCAGCGGCGGTGAAACTAGCGGAGGCGGTGGTGGGGCTGAAGAAATATACCAGTAAAGCCCTCACCTACCAGCCGCCCGACCCCAAGCCCATCCTGGGTTATCCCGATCATATGCAGCCCTAG